A window of Longispora fulva contains these coding sequences:
- a CDS encoding ABC transporter permease, with amino-acid sequence MREAVRGLSANKLRSALTVLGILIGVGAVIMLVAYGNGSAKAVQSSIESLGSNTLTVQGNRTGGGRAATAAQAQSGELTLADAESLLDRSLVPDALSVSPIVTTSLTAVRESTSHPVPQVIGTEPGYLAASNTKLASGELFGEGDNRRVVVLGQTVAGELFGRTSPLGQTITLGGVRFTVSGVLAAKDTAGFTDPNDTVIVPIGALRESVSGYGALSSILVQAASADTTDLAQVEVLNVLNARHRVTSATSPFRVQNQAQLLATRTATADTFTFLLGAVAAISLLVGGIGVTNIMLVTVTERTREIGIRKALGAPRGTILGQFLLEATALSLIGGGLGVLVALIGSTFTIGGVQPVIVPSSVALALGVSVAIGLFFGSFPAHRAASMRPIEALRYE; translated from the coding sequence GTGAGGGAGGCGGTCCGCGGCCTGTCCGCGAACAAGCTCCGGTCGGCGCTGACCGTGCTGGGCATCCTGATCGGGGTCGGCGCCGTGATCATGCTGGTGGCGTACGGCAACGGGTCGGCGAAGGCCGTGCAGTCCAGCATCGAGAGCCTGGGCAGCAACACCCTGACCGTGCAGGGCAACCGGACCGGGGGCGGCCGGGCGGCCACCGCGGCGCAGGCCCAGTCCGGGGAGCTGACCCTGGCCGACGCCGAGTCGCTGCTGGACAGGTCGCTGGTACCCGACGCGCTGAGTGTCTCCCCGATCGTCACGACGTCGCTGACGGCCGTGCGCGAGTCGACGTCGCACCCGGTTCCCCAGGTGATCGGCACCGAGCCCGGCTACCTCGCCGCGTCCAACACGAAGCTGGCGAGCGGGGAGCTGTTCGGCGAGGGGGACAACCGGCGGGTGGTCGTGCTGGGCCAGACCGTGGCCGGCGAGCTGTTCGGCCGGACCAGCCCGCTCGGGCAGACCATCACCCTCGGCGGGGTGCGGTTCACAGTGTCCGGGGTGCTGGCGGCCAAGGACACCGCCGGCTTCACCGACCCGAACGACACCGTGATCGTGCCGATCGGGGCCCTGCGGGAGAGCGTTTCCGGGTACGGAGCCCTGTCCTCCATCCTCGTGCAGGCCGCCAGCGCCGACACCACGGACCTCGCCCAGGTGGAGGTGCTCAACGTGCTCAACGCCCGGCACCGGGTGACCAGCGCGACCAGCCCGTTCCGGGTGCAGAACCAGGCCCAGTTGCTGGCGACCCGGACGGCGACGGCGGACACGTTCACGTTCCTGCTCGGCGCGGTCGCGGCGATCAGCCTGCTGGTCGGCGGGATCGGGGTCACCAACATCATGCTGGTCACGGTCACCGAGCGGACCAGGGAGATCGGGATCCGCAAGGCGCTGGGCGCGCCCCGGGGCACGATCCTCGGCCAGTTCCTGCTGGAGGCCACGGCGTTGAGCCTGATCGGCGGCGGCCTGGGTGTGCTCGTGGCCCTGATCGGCAGTACGTTCACGATCGGCGGGGTGCAGCCGGTGATCGTGCCCAGCTCGGTCGCGCTGGCTCTCGGGGTCTCCGTCGCGATCGGCCTGTTCTTCGGTAGTTTCCCCGCGCACCGGGCCGCCTCGATGCGCCCGATTGAGGCACTTCGCTATGAATAA
- a CDS encoding ABC transporter ATP-binding protein — MRPVIEVRDLTKVYGSGEAAVHALRGVSLTVDPGDYVAIMGSSGSGKSTLMHVLGCLDTPTSGSYHLDGIDVAELDDDSQALVRNRRIGFVFQAFNLIPRTSALAQVELPLAYAKVPRKQRRERALAALETVGLSDRIDHLPNELSGGQQQRVAIARALVTEPALLLADEPTGNLDSHSTEDVLDVLDGLNKKGVTIALITHEDHVAERAHRVIRLRDGEIL, encoded by the coding sequence ATGAGACCGGTCATCGAGGTCCGCGACCTCACCAAGGTGTACGGATCCGGGGAGGCGGCCGTGCACGCCCTCCGCGGCGTCTCCCTGACCGTGGATCCCGGCGACTACGTGGCCATCATGGGCTCCTCCGGCTCGGGCAAGTCCACCCTGATGCACGTCCTGGGCTGCCTGGACACCCCGACCTCCGGCAGCTACCACCTCGACGGGATCGACGTCGCCGAACTCGACGACGACAGCCAGGCCCTGGTCCGCAACCGCCGGATCGGCTTCGTGTTCCAGGCGTTCAACCTGATCCCGAGGACCTCGGCGCTGGCCCAGGTGGAACTGCCGCTCGCCTATGCCAAGGTGCCCCGTAAGCAGCGCCGCGAACGGGCACTGGCCGCACTGGAGACGGTCGGGCTCAGCGACCGCATCGACCACCTGCCCAACGAGTTGTCCGGCGGCCAGCAGCAGCGGGTCGCGATCGCCCGCGCACTGGTCACCGAGCCGGCGCTGCTGCTGGCCGACGAGCCGACCGGCAACCTGGACAGCCACTCCACCGAGGACGTCCTCGACGTCCTGGACGGCCTGAACAAGAAGGGCGTCACCATCGCGCTCATCACGCACGAGGACCACGTCGCCGAGCGGGCGCACCGGGTGATTCGGCTCCGGGACGGAGAGATCCTGTGA
- a CDS encoding efflux RND transporter periplasmic adaptor subunit gives MRNPRRRRLVIINSALALLIVAGGIGAYLALRSPAKAESKAGVRTVAVAKGNVSATISASGTVTAAKILNVDFTAAGKISDVKVKAGQVVKAGDVLATLDTKVLEQNSNAAWAAVTSAKADLTAAQTATKVDASQVARAQSSLVSAQAKAEQADDALDSSTLKAPSAGTLLAVNAEVGGSSSGGGTKTASTGTNAGTPLFQLTDLTNLQVRAVFTEADSLKVQVGQAVTVALNAAPGKPAPGKVAVVDPTPTTQNSVVTYGVTVTFDQLPAEVRLGQSASITVVTGAKEGVLVVPTSAVRGSGNRASVTVVDAAGAQSAKPVQLGLQGDLYTEVTGGLAEGERIVLATTGGANPQPTTQRGTGRTR, from the coding sequence ATGCGCAATCCCAGGCGACGTCGCCTCGTCATCATCAACAGCGCCCTCGCCCTCCTGATCGTGGCCGGCGGCATCGGCGCCTACCTCGCCCTGCGCTCGCCGGCGAAGGCCGAGTCGAAGGCCGGCGTCCGCACGGTCGCGGTCGCGAAGGGCAACGTCAGCGCGACGATCTCCGCGAGCGGCACCGTGACGGCGGCGAAGATCCTGAACGTGGACTTCACGGCCGCCGGCAAGATCAGCGACGTGAAGGTCAAAGCCGGCCAGGTGGTGAAGGCCGGCGACGTGCTGGCCACCCTGGACACCAAGGTGCTGGAGCAGAACTCCAACGCCGCCTGGGCGGCCGTCACCTCCGCGAAGGCGGATCTCACCGCCGCGCAGACCGCCACGAAGGTCGACGCCTCCCAGGTCGCCCGTGCCCAGTCCTCGCTGGTCTCCGCGCAGGCCAAGGCCGAGCAGGCCGACGACGCGCTGGACAGCTCGACCCTGAAGGCGCCCTCGGCGGGCACGCTGCTGGCCGTCAACGCCGAGGTCGGCGGTTCGAGCAGCGGCGGCGGGACAAAGACGGCTTCGACGGGTACGAACGCCGGCACCCCGCTCTTCCAGCTCACCGACCTGACGAATCTCCAGGTCCGGGCCGTGTTCACGGAGGCGGACAGTCTCAAGGTCCAGGTGGGCCAGGCCGTGACCGTCGCACTGAACGCCGCCCCCGGCAAGCCGGCCCCCGGCAAGGTCGCCGTCGTCGACCCGACCCCGACCACCCAGAACAGCGTCGTCACCTACGGGGTGACCGTGACGTTCGACCAGCTGCCGGCGGAGGTGCGGCTCGGGCAGTCGGCCTCGATCACCGTGGTCACCGGCGCGAAGGAGGGCGTGCTGGTCGTCCCGACGAGCGCGGTGCGCGGCTCGGGCAACCGGGCGAGCGTGACCGTGGTCGACGCGGCCGGGGCCCAGTCGGCCAAGCCGGTGCAGCTCGGGTTGCAGGGCGACCTGTACACGGAGGTCACCGGGGGCCTGGCCGAGGGCGAGAGGATCGTGCTCGCGACGACCGGCGGGGCCAACCCGCAGCCGACCACCCAGCGTGGCACCGGTCGGACCCGATGA
- a CDS encoding sugar porter family MFS transporter: MTEISEVGQRHGAVLFVSGSAAIGGFLFGYDTAVINGTVDAVKADFGLSSAVLGFVVSSALLGCAVGAWFAGPLADRWGRLRVMLLAAILFGISALGSALSFGPVSLTGWRLVGGFAVGAASVIAPAYIAEISPADIRGRLGSLQQLAIVSGIFASLLIDYLLARSAGGAGESVPWGGAAWRWMFASAMLPALVYGVLALQIPESPRYLVKVKKLDRARDVLRRFVGGDVDGRMSEIVRSLAGGDQAVNLRDLRGPVLGLRGIVWVGILLSVFQQFVGINVIFYYSTTLWQAVGFAESDAMLTSVITSVTNIVTTLVAISLIDRVGRRPLLIVGAAGMVLSLGAMAWAFSTASGSGTDLVLGAAEGKVALVAANVYVFAFGMSWGPVVWVLLGEMFNNRIRATALAVAAAAQWIANWIITVTFPPLASVGLTLAYGLYTMFAFLALIFVLRFVRETKGRELEDM, encoded by the coding sequence ATGACCGAAATCTCGGAAGTCGGCCAGCGGCACGGCGCGGTGCTCTTCGTGTCCGGATCGGCCGCGATCGGCGGCTTCCTGTTCGGCTACGACACCGCGGTCATCAACGGCACGGTCGACGCGGTCAAGGCCGACTTCGGACTGTCCTCAGCGGTGCTCGGCTTCGTGGTCTCCTCGGCGCTGCTCGGCTGCGCCGTGGGGGCCTGGTTCGCCGGGCCGCTGGCCGACCGGTGGGGCCGGCTGCGGGTCATGCTGCTCGCCGCGATCCTGTTCGGGATCAGCGCGCTCGGGTCGGCGCTGTCGTTCGGGCCGGTCAGCCTGACCGGGTGGCGGCTGGTGGGCGGGTTCGCGGTGGGGGCCGCGTCGGTGATCGCACCGGCGTACATCGCGGAGATCTCGCCCGCCGACATCCGGGGCCGGCTCGGTTCCCTGCAACAGCTCGCCATCGTGTCCGGCATCTTCGCCTCGCTGCTCATCGACTACCTGCTGGCCCGCTCGGCCGGTGGGGCCGGCGAGTCGGTGCCGTGGGGCGGAGCGGCGTGGCGGTGGATGTTCGCCTCGGCGATGCTCCCGGCCCTCGTCTACGGGGTGCTGGCCCTCCAGATCCCCGAGTCGCCCCGGTACCTGGTGAAGGTGAAGAAGCTCGACCGGGCGCGCGACGTGCTGCGGCGCTTCGTCGGCGGGGACGTCGACGGCCGGATGAGCGAGATCGTCCGGTCCCTGGCCGGCGGCGACCAGGCCGTCAACCTGCGCGACCTGCGCGGGCCGGTGCTCGGCCTGCGCGGCATCGTCTGGGTGGGGATCCTGCTGTCGGTGTTCCAGCAGTTCGTCGGCATCAACGTGATCTTCTACTACTCCACGACGCTCTGGCAGGCCGTCGGGTTCGCCGAGTCCGACGCGATGCTCACCTCCGTGATCACGTCCGTCACCAATATCGTCACCACCCTGGTCGCGATCTCGCTGATCGACCGGGTCGGCCGCCGCCCGCTGCTGATCGTCGGGGCGGCCGGCATGGTGCTGTCGCTGGGCGCGATGGCGTGGGCGTTCTCCACGGCCAGCGGATCGGGGACCGACCTGGTGCTCGGGGCTGCCGAGGGGAAGGTCGCGCTGGTGGCCGCCAACGTGTACGTCTTCGCGTTCGGGATGAGCTGGGGCCCCGTGGTGTGGGTGCTGCTCGGTGAGATGTTCAACAACCGGATCCGGGCCACGGCGTTGGCCGTGGCCGCCGCCGCGCAGTGGATCGCCAACTGGATCATCACGGTGACGTTCCCGCCGCTGGCGAGCGTGGGGCTGACCCTGGCGTACGGGCTGTACACGATGTTCGCGTTCCTGGCCCTGATCTTCGTGCTCCGGTTCGTCAGGGAGACGAAGGGGCGGGAACTGGAGGACATGTAG
- a CDS encoding dipeptidase, with translation MRIIDGHNDLAWQLRVRYGYDLDRCDLATDQTATGLQTDLPRLRAGGVAAQFWSVWVDQELPDPVTATLEQVDAVHDLVRRHGDLEFAATAADVERAWERGRVASLLGAEGGHQIDSSLGVLRMLHRLGVRYLTLTHIKNIPWADSATDEPVVGGLTDFGHDVVRELNRLRMMVDLSHVAPSTMHAALDTSNAPAFFSHSSARGLCDHPRNVPDDVLGRVRDTEGLVMVTFVPWFLTEECRAWADEKDKQEDAEAWLAANPLPPVGVSDVADHVEYVRDVAGVAHVGLGGDYDGVEALPSGLEDVAGYPRLLDELRRRRWSEADLAALAHGNALRVMRASL, from the coding sequence ATGAGGATCATCGACGGGCACAACGACCTGGCCTGGCAGCTGCGCGTCCGGTACGGCTACGACCTGGACCGCTGCGACCTCGCAACCGACCAGACCGCCACCGGCCTGCAGACCGACCTGCCCAGGCTGCGGGCCGGCGGGGTCGCGGCCCAGTTCTGGTCCGTCTGGGTCGACCAGGAGCTGCCCGACCCGGTGACCGCCACGTTGGAGCAGGTCGACGCCGTGCACGACCTGGTCCGGCGCCACGGGGACCTGGAGTTCGCCGCCACCGCCGCCGACGTCGAGCGGGCCTGGGAACGCGGCCGGGTCGCGTCGCTGCTCGGGGCGGAGGGCGGGCACCAGATCGACTCCTCGCTGGGCGTGCTGCGGATGCTGCACCGGCTGGGGGTGCGGTACCTGACGCTGACGCACATCAAGAACATCCCGTGGGCGGACAGTGCGACGGACGAGCCGGTGGTCGGCGGGCTGACCGACTTCGGGCACGACGTGGTGCGCGAGCTGAACCGGCTGCGGATGATGGTGGACCTCTCGCACGTCGCGCCGAGCACGATGCACGCGGCCCTGGACACGTCGAACGCCCCGGCGTTCTTCTCACACTCCTCGGCGCGCGGGCTGTGCGACCATCCGCGCAACGTGCCCGACGACGTCCTGGGCCGGGTGCGCGACACCGAGGGGCTCGTGATGGTGACGTTCGTGCCGTGGTTCCTGACCGAGGAGTGTCGGGCCTGGGCGGACGAGAAGGACAAACAGGAGGATGCCGAGGCCTGGTTGGCGGCCAACCCGCTGCCCCCGGTGGGGGTGTCCGACGTCGCCGACCACGTGGAGTACGTCCGGGACGTCGCTGGGGTCGCGCACGTCGGCCTGGGCGGCGACTACGACGGGGTCGAGGCGCTGCCGTCGGGGTTGGAGGATGTCGCCGGCTATCCGCGGCTGCTCGACGAGCTGCGTCGGCGGCGCTGGTCGGAGGCGGACCTGGCGGCGTTGGCGCACGGCAATGCGCTGCGGGTGATGCGAGCAAGCCTATAG
- a CDS encoding copper homeostasis protein CutC: MTRALLEIIALDALDASAAEAGGADRLELVSDMRADGLTPTVETVAAVRAATSLPLRVMLRSRAGFQTDERDLDELTAVAGQLIDAGADGFVLGFLTGTGEIDAPATTRLAGALRGRPWTFHRAIDHAVGPDAWEVVCALPGLDAVLTAGSPDGLGVGLDTLLARDPALILAGGGLTAAHVPVLRDRGVRAFHVGSAARGDGGWEAAVSAERVAEWRAVVSG, from the coding sequence ATGACGCGCGCCCTGCTGGAGATCATCGCCCTGGACGCCCTCGACGCGTCCGCCGCCGAGGCCGGCGGCGCCGACCGCCTGGAACTCGTCTCGGACATGCGCGCCGACGGCCTTACCCCGACCGTCGAGACGGTCGCGGCCGTCCGGGCCGCCACCAGTCTCCCGTTGCGGGTGATGCTCCGGTCCCGGGCCGGGTTCCAGACCGACGAGCGGGACCTCGACGAGCTGACCGCCGTCGCAGGCCAGCTGATCGACGCCGGCGCCGACGGATTCGTGCTGGGCTTCCTGACGGGTACCGGGGAGATCGACGCCCCGGCCACCACGCGGCTGGCCGGGGCGCTGCGAGGTCGACCGTGGACCTTCCACCGGGCCATCGACCACGCGGTCGGCCCCGACGCATGGGAGGTCGTGTGCGCCCTGCCAGGGCTGGACGCGGTGCTCACCGCGGGATCGCCCGACGGGCTCGGCGTCGGGCTCGACACGTTGCTCGCCCGGGACCCGGCCCTGATCCTCGCCGGGGGCGGGCTCACGGCGGCGCACGTGCCGGTGCTGCGGGACCGGGGGGTGCGGGCGTTCCATGTCGGGAGCGCGGCCCGGGGCGATGGTGGCTGGGAGGCCGCGGTGAGCGCGGAGCGGGTCGCGGAGTGGCGCGCGGTGGTCTCGGGCTGA
- a CDS encoding PadR family transcriptional regulator, with protein sequence MTDDVRLTVPVAKVLAAFLADVEVERYGLDLMHQTGLASGSLYPILTRLVGAGWLETQWEDVDPVAAGRPARRYYSLTAEGVSRSQAALRALRQDTSPVPVVRPAW encoded by the coding sequence GTGACGGATGACGTGCGACTCACGGTCCCGGTGGCCAAGGTGCTCGCCGCGTTCCTGGCCGATGTCGAGGTCGAGCGCTACGGGCTCGACCTCATGCACCAGACCGGCCTGGCCAGCGGCAGCCTCTACCCGATCCTGACCCGGCTTGTCGGCGCCGGCTGGCTGGAGACCCAGTGGGAGGACGTCGACCCGGTGGCGGCCGGTCGACCGGCCCGGCGCTACTACAGCCTCACCGCCGAGGGCGTGTCGAGATCCCAGGCGGCGTTGCGCGCCCTGCGGCAGGACACCAGCCCGGTACCCGTGGTGCGGCCGGCATGGTGA
- the groL gene encoding chaperonin GroEL (60 kDa chaperone family; promotes refolding of misfolded polypeptides especially under stressful conditions; forms two stacked rings of heptamers to form a barrel-shaped 14mer; ends can be capped by GroES; misfolded proteins enter the barrel where they are refolded when GroES binds): MAKLIAFDEEARRGLERGMNILADAVKVTLGPKGRNVVLEKKWGAPTITNDGVSIAKEIELEDPYEKIGAELVKEVAKKTDDVAGDGTTTATVLAQALVREGLRNVAAGANPIALKRGIEAAVAAVSEELTKLAKDVETKEQIASTASISAGDSTVGQIIAEAMDKVGKEGVITVEESNTFGLELELTEGMRFDKGYISPYFVTDAERMESVLDDPYILIANQKVSAVKDMLPILEKVMQSGKPLLIIAEDLEGEALATLVVNKIRGTFKSVAVKAPGFGDRRKAMLGDIAILTGGQVISEEVGLKLDGVGLELLGRARKVVVTKDETTIVDGVGEADEIQGRVNQIRAEIEKSDSDYDREKLQERLAKLAGGVAVIKVGAATEVELKERKHRIEDAVRNAKAAVEEGIVPGGGVALVQAGATAFDKLELVGDEATGVNIVRVSLEAPLRQIAVNAGLEGGVIVEKVRNLTPGWGLNAANGEYVDMLAEGIIDPAKVTRSALQNAASIAALFLTTEAVVADKPEKAAAPAGPGGGDMDF, translated from the coding sequence ACGTCGTGCTCGAGAAGAAGTGGGGCGCCCCCACCATCACCAACGATGGTGTGAGCATCGCCAAGGAGATCGAGCTCGAGGACCCGTACGAGAAGATCGGTGCGGAGCTCGTCAAGGAGGTCGCCAAGAAGACGGACGACGTCGCTGGCGACGGCACCACCACCGCCACCGTGCTGGCCCAGGCGCTCGTCCGCGAGGGCCTGCGCAACGTGGCCGCCGGCGCGAACCCGATCGCCCTCAAGCGGGGCATCGAGGCCGCCGTGGCCGCCGTCTCCGAGGAGCTGACCAAGCTCGCGAAGGACGTCGAGACCAAGGAGCAGATCGCCTCCACCGCCTCCATCTCGGCCGGTGACAGCACCGTCGGCCAGATCATCGCCGAGGCGATGGACAAGGTCGGCAAGGAAGGCGTCATCACCGTCGAGGAGAGCAACACCTTCGGCCTCGAGCTCGAGCTCACCGAGGGCATGCGCTTCGACAAGGGCTACATCTCGCCCTACTTCGTCACGGACGCGGAGCGGATGGAGTCGGTTCTCGACGACCCGTACATCCTCATCGCGAACCAGAAGGTCTCGGCTGTCAAGGACATGCTGCCGATCCTCGAGAAGGTCATGCAGTCCGGCAAGCCGCTGCTGATCATCGCCGAGGACCTCGAGGGCGAGGCCCTGGCCACCCTGGTCGTCAACAAGATCCGTGGCACCTTCAAGTCCGTCGCCGTCAAGGCCCCGGGCTTCGGTGACCGCCGCAAGGCCATGCTGGGCGACATCGCCATCCTCACCGGTGGCCAGGTCATCAGCGAGGAGGTCGGCCTCAAGCTCGACGGTGTCGGCCTGGAGCTGCTCGGTCGCGCCCGCAAGGTCGTCGTCACCAAGGACGAGACCACGATCGTCGACGGCGTCGGCGAGGCGGACGAGATCCAGGGTCGGGTCAACCAGATCCGCGCCGAGATCGAGAAGTCGGACTCCGACTACGACCGTGAGAAGCTGCAGGAGCGCCTGGCGAAGCTCGCCGGCGGTGTCGCGGTCATCAAGGTCGGCGCGGCCACCGAGGTCGAGCTCAAGGAGCGCAAGCACCGCATCGAGGACGCCGTTCGCAACGCGAAGGCTGCCGTCGAGGAGGGCATCGTCCCCGGTGGTGGCGTGGCGCTCGTCCAGGCCGGCGCGACAGCGTTCGACAAGCTCGAGCTGGTCGGTGACGAGGCCACTGGCGTCAACATCGTCCGCGTGTCGCTCGAGGCCCCGCTGCGGCAGATCGCCGTCAACGCCGGTCTCGAGGGTGGCGTCATCGTCGAGAAGGTGCGCAACCTGACCCCGGGCTGGGGCCTGAACGCGGCCAACGGCGAGTACGTCGACATGCTGGCCGAGGGCATCATCGACCCGGCCAAGGTGACGCGTTCCGCGCTGCAGAACGCCGCGTCGATCGCCGCGCTGTTCCTCACCACGGAGGCCGTCGTGGCCGACAAGCCGGAGAAGGCGGCCGCTCCGGCCGGCCCCGGTGGCGGGGACATGGACTTCTAA